One part of the Engraulis encrasicolus isolate BLACKSEA-1 chromosome 17, IST_EnEncr_1.0, whole genome shotgun sequence genome encodes these proteins:
- the LOC134467054 gene encoding myb/SANT-like DNA-binding domain-containing protein 4: MDNPKRRALNFKHDEVEALVTLVEESKDILFGKFSATLTKEMKDKEWQRIANTVTAVAGIYRDVDSVKKKITTLTSQIKMKAAMANKEQRKTGGGTSSAPVLTPAETRVLGLVKPVSYEGVHGGSEVGLPVPNVDLETIELLDFGNTEVVLQLEAQPPPSKYA, from the exons ATGGATAATCCGAAAAGAAGAGCATTAAATTTTAAACACGACGAGGTGGAAGCCTTGGTAACTTTGGTAGAGGAGTCGAAGGACATTTTATTCGGCAAGTTCAGTGCCACACTTACGAAAGAAATGAAAGACAAAGAGTGGCAAAGAATTGCCAACACCGTCACGGCCGTGGCGGGCATATATAGAGATGTAGACTCGGTGAAAAAGAAAATCACCACGCTCACCAGCCAGATAAAAATGAAGGCGGCGATGGCCAATAAAGAGCAACGCAAGACAGGAGGGGGAACGTCGTCTGCTCCTGTGCTGACACCAGCGGAGACGAGGGTGCTCGGCCTCGTAAAACCGGTCAGCTATGAAG GCGTACACGGAGGCAGTGAGGTGGGGTTGCCGGTTCCAAATGTGGACTTGGAAACCATTGAGCTGCTGGATTTTGGCAACACTGAAGTGGTTCTTCAGCTGGAAGCCCAACCACCACCAAGTAAGTATGCCTAA